In Alistipes sp. ZOR0009, the genomic window ATTTGGTGCTTAAGCTCACTTCCGTAGATGGCGTCCTCTGTTACGTTCTCCATTTCGGAGTTTTGATGCTTATACTCTTCGCTGTAAACTTGGCGTACCTTATAGTGCTTTATCCTATTCAAGCAGGTGTTATGCACTGCCCTATATAGGTACGACTTTAGCGAGGTATGAATGTCGAAAGTGCTCCGGCCTTCCCAAAACGCTATAAATATGCCCTGAACAACCTCTTCCGATTCGTTCGCATCTTTAAGTAACGAGTTGGCGTAGGTGCATAGCTGCGCGTAGTATGCTCTGAATACCGCTTCAAAAGCATCCTCACCACCTTTTGCTATTTTACTTATAAGCTCTTTTTCGTCCACCTCGTATGTTTATCCTGCAAAAGTATCAATAATAGCGTTCCTCCCAATTACTCCTATGACAGTTCAACTTCTATTTATCCCCCCTCGTTCTGGGAATTTTTTTATTTTATTTCATATCTAATTACATGTAGATGCTTAT contains:
- a CDS encoding RNA polymerase sigma-70 factor — protein: MDEKELISKIAKGGEDAFEAVFRAYYAQLCTYANSLLKDANESEEVVQGIFIAFWEGRSTFDIHTSLKSYLYRAVHNTCLNRIKHYKVRQVYSEEYKHQNSEMENVTEDAIYGSELKHQIAMAIEKLPPQCQTVFKLSRQQGLSYAEIAEKLGVSAKAVDKQIVRALRILREELHDYLPAILIFILFKN